A genomic window from Salvelinus namaycush isolate Seneca chromosome 21, SaNama_1.0, whole genome shotgun sequence includes:
- the sigirr gene encoding single Ig IL-1-related receptor isoform X1 yields the protein MKVNDFTLQMTSNQLAFILTCTLVLNRMSVCAGESLCTQAPEFQLPSGGQSEVWETLGSIVALNCTAVLSWNQTDQLCDATSWTPLWSKDGTPLNLSLYPQNTSTWTPSQSQMIVSSVLQVHVREQVDFGLYSCKVRNTSADFSLQNTAHPSHTASVMAAISLFLILTIAAVVYSRCRLNIKLWYRNSYGDYEINDGKLHDAYFSYVNNEYDRKLVNFILKPHLVNKSGHKLHLSDNNILPGGEPSAEFLMNVSHCRRLIVVMSHAYLEQDWCCNNFRQGLLHLLELSQRPIIIITLEGQVKLMRPDVVQQLREHQHKLTLLTWSGSHSMPPSSVFWKQLALAMPHRVVFHSDTAGDPQTLFQDDKDPMLTLNPDYLDCRPDTDPVGDLGLRLPVYKALTSRAPVLPMFPSVPASLTEPKHSDIDVSDLGSRNYGARNDFYCLVTEDNV from the exons ATGAAAGTGAACGATTTTACTTTACAAATGACTTCTAACCAGTTGGCTTTCATTCTGACATGTACTTTAGTTCTGAACAGGATGTCGGTGTGTGCTGGAG AATCCCTGTGCACCCAAGCCCCAGAGTTTCAGTTGCCCAGTGGGGGGCAGTCCGAGGTGTGGGAGACCCTGGGTTCCATTGTGGCTCTGAACTGTACAGCCGTGCTGTCCTGGAACCAGACGGACCAACTGTGTGACGCTACCTCCTGGACACCGCTCTGGAGCAAAGATGGGACCCCTCTCAACCTCAGCCTTTACCCACAGAACACATCCACCTG GACTCCCAGCCAATCCCAAATGATTGTGAGCAGTGTGCTGCAGGTCCATGTTAGAGAGCAGGTTGACTTTGGTCTCTACTCCTGTAAGGTGAGGAACACCTCCGCTGACTTCAGCCTGCAGAATACCG CCCACCCCAGCCACACAGCATCAGTGATGGCAGCCATCAGTCTCTTCTTGATCCTGACTATAGCTGCTGTTGTCTACTCCAGGTGTCGTCTCAATATCAAACTCTGGTACAGGAACTCCTATGGAGACTATGAGATCAATG ATGGGAAGCTGCATGATGCCTACTTCTCCTATGTCAACAACGAATACGACAGAAAGTTGGTCAACTTCATCCTCAAACCTCACCTGGTGAACAAATCTGGACATAAGCTACACCTCAGTGACAACAACATCCTACCTGGGGGTG AGCCGTCTGCTGAGTTCCTGATGAACGTTAGTCACTGTCGACGCCTCATCGTAGTGATGTCACACGCCTACCTAGAACAGGACTGGTGCTGTAACAACTTTAG ACAGGGCCTTCTGCACCTGCTGGAGCTGTCCCAGaggcccatcatcatcatcacattgGAGGGTCAGGTCAAACTCATGAGACCCGATGTGGTCCAGCAACTCAGAGAACACCAACACAAACTCACCTTGCTCACCTGGTCGGGATCACACTCCATG CCGCCGTCGTCAGTGTTCTGGAAACAGTTGGCCCTGGCCATGCCTCATAGGGTTGTGTTCCACAGCGACACGGCAGGGGACCCCCAGACCCTCTTCCAAGACGATAAGGACCCCATGCTCACCCTCAACCCAGACTACCTGGACTGTCGCCCTGACACTGACCCTGTAGGAGACCTGG gcCTTCGTCTCCCAGTCTACAAGGCACTGACATCCAGAGCTCCTGTGCTGCCTATGTTTCCCTCGGTCCCTGCATCCCTGACTGAGCCCAAACACTCAGATATAGATGTATCGGACCTGGGATCGCGCAATTATGGAGCTCGCAATGACTTCTACTGCCTGGTTACAGAGGACAACGTCTGA
- the sigirr gene encoding single Ig IL-1-related receptor isoform X2, whose product MCSGKRNESLCTQAPEFQLPSGGQSEVWETLGSIVALNCTAVLSWNQTDQLCDATSWTPLWSKDGTPLNLSLYPQNTSTWTPSQSQMIVSSVLQVHVREQVDFGLYSCKVRNTSADFSLQNTAHPSHTASVMAAISLFLILTIAAVVYSRCRLNIKLWYRNSYGDYEINDGKLHDAYFSYVNNEYDRKLVNFILKPHLVNKSGHKLHLSDNNILPGGEPSAEFLMNVSHCRRLIVVMSHAYLEQDWCCNNFRQGLLHLLELSQRPIIIITLEGQVKLMRPDVVQQLREHQHKLTLLTWSGSHSMPPSSVFWKQLALAMPHRVVFHSDTAGDPQTLFQDDKDPMLTLNPDYLDCRPDTDPVGDLGLRLPVYKALTSRAPVLPMFPSVPASLTEPKHSDIDVSDLGSRNYGARNDFYCLVTEDNV is encoded by the exons ATGTGTTCCGGGAAACGAAACG AATCCCTGTGCACCCAAGCCCCAGAGTTTCAGTTGCCCAGTGGGGGGCAGTCCGAGGTGTGGGAGACCCTGGGTTCCATTGTGGCTCTGAACTGTACAGCCGTGCTGTCCTGGAACCAGACGGACCAACTGTGTGACGCTACCTCCTGGACACCGCTCTGGAGCAAAGATGGGACCCCTCTCAACCTCAGCCTTTACCCACAGAACACATCCACCTG GACTCCCAGCCAATCCCAAATGATTGTGAGCAGTGTGCTGCAGGTCCATGTTAGAGAGCAGGTTGACTTTGGTCTCTACTCCTGTAAGGTGAGGAACACCTCCGCTGACTTCAGCCTGCAGAATACCG CCCACCCCAGCCACACAGCATCAGTGATGGCAGCCATCAGTCTCTTCTTGATCCTGACTATAGCTGCTGTTGTCTACTCCAGGTGTCGTCTCAATATCAAACTCTGGTACAGGAACTCCTATGGAGACTATGAGATCAATG ATGGGAAGCTGCATGATGCCTACTTCTCCTATGTCAACAACGAATACGACAGAAAGTTGGTCAACTTCATCCTCAAACCTCACCTGGTGAACAAATCTGGACATAAGCTACACCTCAGTGACAACAACATCCTACCTGGGGGTG AGCCGTCTGCTGAGTTCCTGATGAACGTTAGTCACTGTCGACGCCTCATCGTAGTGATGTCACACGCCTACCTAGAACAGGACTGGTGCTGTAACAACTTTAG ACAGGGCCTTCTGCACCTGCTGGAGCTGTCCCAGaggcccatcatcatcatcacattgGAGGGTCAGGTCAAACTCATGAGACCCGATGTGGTCCAGCAACTCAGAGAACACCAACACAAACTCACCTTGCTCACCTGGTCGGGATCACACTCCATG CCGCCGTCGTCAGTGTTCTGGAAACAGTTGGCCCTGGCCATGCCTCATAGGGTTGTGTTCCACAGCGACACGGCAGGGGACCCCCAGACCCTCTTCCAAGACGATAAGGACCCCATGCTCACCCTCAACCCAGACTACCTGGACTGTCGCCCTGACACTGACCCTGTAGGAGACCTGG gcCTTCGTCTCCCAGTCTACAAGGCACTGACATCCAGAGCTCCTGTGCTGCCTATGTTTCCCTCGGTCCCTGCATCCCTGACTGAGCCCAAACACTCAGATATAGATGTATCGGACCTGGGATCGCGCAATTATGGAGCTCGCAATGACTTCTACTGCCTGGTTACAGAGGACAACGTCTGA